A window of Bacteroidota bacterium genomic DNA:
TCCAGGGAATAAAAATATTACCCATGGCATCAAAACCGACGTCGGACATTAACGCTCCTGACTCAAATTCCGTGTTCCAGTTTTGACCAAAATCCGTTGAGCTCAGCAGAGAAGATGATCCCTTCCCGGTATTCACAATAAAATAGGTTGTTCCATCATTGTTTATAGAAAGATCCGTTATAAAACCCGGGTAACCCAGGTATGAATCCCATGTCAGTCCTCCGTCATCGCTATGATAAATATGGTTTTCCGATCCTATGTCAGAAAAAACGATATGGTCTCCCCATGAGTCAAACGCCGTTGCGATATTGGTAAAACCTGCCACCTGGGTCCATATTGTTCCATCATCCGATTCCAGGAGTCCGTACTCAAATCCTGCATAATATTTCCCGTTCACCTCACAATATTCCAGGAAGTTTGGGAATACTGCCCACTCTGCTACATACCACTGATGAGTATTAAGGTTGAATATCCATATCCCGTCAGACCAGGAACCATCACCAATGATCAGCAAGATGGTGCTGTCGGTATGTGATTCTGCATCCCATACAGGCAAGCCATAAGAATAAAAACTCCATTCCTGGTAAGGAATGATATCATCAATATAGATGCCCTCGTCTGTGCAAATCACACGAACATCTGCGGATGTTTCAAAACAGATATTGTTAACCCCGGCCGTGTCTGGGCCAAGAGGGATCCAGTTATATGCAGACACATTGGCGGATAAAAGGAACAGTATTACAAATGCATGATTTCTCATAAAAATAACACATTGATTTTCAGCAATAAAATTAATGAATATCTTTTGAAAATACAAGTAATACGGTCATAAATCAACCAACTGAGGTTCGGGAATTATTGTTTTTTTGCACTCACTCCCGACTTTCGTTCCCGACTTTCGTTCCCGACTTTCATTCCCGACTTTCGTCGGGACCTGCGTGACCAGCGTGACAAGCCATATAACAATATAATACA
This region includes:
- a CDS encoding T9SS type A sorting domain-containing protein → MRNHAFVILFLLSANVSAYNWIPLGPDTAGVNNICFETSADVRVICTDEGIYIDDIIPYQEWSFYSYGLPVWDAESHTDSTILLIIGDGSWSDGIWIFNLNTHQWYVAEWAVFPNFLEYCEVNGKYYAGFEYGLLESDDGTIWTQVAGFTNIATAFDSWGDHIVFSDIGSENHIYHSDDGGLTWDSYLGYPGFITDLSINNDGTTYFIVNTGKGSSSLLSSTDFGQNWNTEFESGALMSDVGFDAMGNIFIPWNSARDQEEGVAWFDPMGGSLISLNDGLPNLHVNRLVRNNWMSSIHIFACTESGAYHCYDYLTFAGENLWTEWKVYPNPLRTGNELIIEFPLRTLPGKVCLFSFDGKLVLEEKVTSTVAGKIRLMTNLLPPGIYFLQMYTWQLNSTSKIILY